The sequence below is a genomic window from Myotis daubentonii chromosome 14, mMyoDau2.1, whole genome shotgun sequence.
ATCCGCCAATGGCCAGCTGACCCGCGGGTCCCAATCGCGGTCCCCATAGCAACCGGGCGCGCTCGGACTCTCATTGGCTACGTCCGCCAGAGCTGCGCCCAGCGCCTCGACGCCGGCGAACGTGCCACGTACGCGGCAGCCGATTGGTCCGCCCGGGTCCACGTCACCGCCGCCCGGGGCCGGCTGAGTTTCGGGCCGCGGCCGTCCAGTCCGCGTCGCATCCTGGTTTGTGGCATCGGATATCGGCGTCGGGGCGTCCTGGGCGGGAAGGACAGCCCCAGAGTTGGTCAGCCTGGCACGTGCAGGACCCGGGGCTGGGCCCGGCGGCCGGAGTGAGTGACAGGGTCGGCCAGGCGGCCGCGGTCTCCGCGGAGCGCACTCAGttccggccgcccgcccgccgccggccTCCGGCGCGATGAAGGCGCTGATCCTGGTGGGCGGCTACGGCACGCGCCTGCGGCCGCTGACGCTCAGCACCCCGAAGCCCCTGGTGGACTTCTGCAACAAGCCCATCCTCCTGCACCAGGTGGAGGCGCTGGCCGCGGTAAGGCCCGGCCGGGGCGGCAGGCGGGCGCGGGGCGGCCGCGCGGCGGGCGGGGGACCCCGTGCCGCTGGCTCAGCCCGCCTATGGCCGGCGCGTTCTGTCCCACAGGCCGGCGTGGACCACGTGATTCTGGCCGTGAGCTACATGTCGCAGGTGCTGGAGAAGGAAATGAAGGCGCAGGAGCAGAGGGTGAGGCTTGAGGCGACTCTCGCCCCTTCCGTCGTCCCCGCTCGCCTCCCTGGGGGTCAGGGGGGCGGGACCTGATCCGGCTTCTCCCTTCCAGCTGGGAATCAGAATCTCCATGTCGCATGAGGAGGAGCCTTTGGGGACAGGTCAGTAGAGAAGGGATACCCCTTGTGGGGGAGGGTTTAGGGCTGGAAAGGGGTGAGGCCCAGCCCGAATGGGGCCCGCTGAGCCTGGATCCAGGGCTCCGACCCCCAGGAAGGTGGTGACCTGTTCCCCTCCGCAGCTGGGCCCTTGGCCCTGGCCCGGGACCTGCTCTCTGAGACCGCAGACCCTTTCTTCGTCCTCAACAGTGACGTGATCTGCGACTTCCCGTTCCAAGCCATGGTGCAGTTCCACCGGCACCACGGCCAGGAGGGCTCCATTTTGGTAAGGGCCAGGTCTGACACTCCCACCTCCCGCGCCCAGCCTCCCGGCCCAGCCTTGAACTGCCCAGTCCTTACGTTGTGAGTGCAGAGCTGTGCAGCCTTTAAACGTTGCGGCACAGCCGCTGAGAGGTAGGACAGCAGCAGCCCTAGGTGCAGGAGCACGGGGCAGGGCCTGAGACCCTCTGCATTCAGGTGACCAGAGTGGAGGAGCCCTCCAAGTACGGCGTGGTGGTGTGCGAGGCCGACACCGGCCGCATCCACCGGTTCGTGGAGAAGCCGCAAGTGTTCGTGTCCAACAAGATCAACGCGGGCATGTACATCCTGAGCCCGGCCGTGCTGCGGCGCATCCAGGTGTGGAGGAGCGGCTCCCgggtgggctgggagggcaggccGCCGCCACCGTGCCCCTGCTCACGCGCTGCCCACTCCCACAGCTGCGGCCTACGTCCATTGAGAAGGAGGTCTTCCCTGTCATGGCCAAGGAGGGGCAGCTATATGCCATGGAGCTGCAGGGTGAGGCCGGGAGGCCGCAGGGAGGGGTGGCCTGTGGCTGGGCTGAGCCCCTGATGCATTCCCTCCCTCCAGGCTTCTGGATGGACATCGGGCAGCCCAAGGATTTCCTCACCGGCATGTGCCTCTTCCTGCAGTCACTGCGGCAGAAGCAGCCTGAGCAGCTGTGCTCGGGCCCGGGCATCGTGGGCAACGTGCTGGTGGTGAGGCCCTTGTCCAGCCCATCGTTCACCCCCTCAGTCTGGGGGGACAAATGCCCCACGTGTGCTTTCCCCACGTCCTCAGGATCCAAGCGCCCGCATTGGCCAGAACTGCAGCATCGGCCCCAACGTGAGCCTGGGTCCCGGCGTGGTGGTGGAGGACGGCGTGTGCATCCGGCGGTGCACGGTGCTGCGCGACGCCCACATCCGCTCCCACTCCTGGCTCGAGTCGTGCATCGTGGGCTGGCGCTGCCGCGTGGGCCAGTGGGTAAGCGTCGGGGCTAGGCcgatgggggaggggccgggatGCGCCCGCCTCCCTGACAAGGCCCGCCCTCCCCCAGGTGCGGATGGAGAACGTGACGGTGCTGGGGGAGGACGTCATCGTTAACGACGAGCTCTACCTCAACGGGGCCAGCGTGCTGCCCCACAAGTCCATTGGCGACTCGGTGCCGGAGCCGCGAATCATCATGTGAGGGGCAGCCATCGCCCTGTTACTGGCAAGGGGGCCCTGGACTCCTACGGTGTCTGGGGAGGCCTGGACAAGGCGGAAGCAGTCGGACACCTGCCTTCTCCCGTGCACATAATCTGGCAGGGTCCTTGCTGGGcacaccccaccccgcccactcCCTCAAGAAGGGTCGGGTCAGGGCTGTTTGAATAATAATTTAATGCTCACAGTGGCCCTGACTGGAAGTCGAGCTCAGGCACAATGAGGGCTGGGCTCCCGCCatgggggacaggcaggaggctgggggtggtggtggggggctggCAAGGGGAGC
It includes:
- the GMPPB gene encoding mannose-1-phosphate guanyltransferase beta — encoded protein: MKALILVGGYGTRLRPLTLSTPKPLVDFCNKPILLHQVEALAAAGVDHVILAVSYMSQVLEKEMKAQEQRLGIRISMSHEEEPLGTAGPLALARDLLSETADPFFVLNSDVICDFPFQAMVQFHRHHGQEGSILVTRVEEPSKYGVVVCEADTGRIHRFVEKPQVFVSNKINAGMYILSPAVLRRIQLRPTSIEKEVFPVMAKEGQLYAMELQGFWMDIGQPKDFLTGMCLFLQSLRQKQPEQLCSGPGIVGNVLVDPSARIGQNCSIGPNVSLGPGVVVEDGVCIRRCTVLRDAHIRSHSWLESCIVGWRCRVGQWVRMENVTVLGEDVIVNDELYLNGASVLPHKSIGDSVPEPRIIM